In Komagataeibacter sucrofermentans DSM 15973, the genomic window GGCCGCAGGCAATCATGTACATCCCTTCCCCCAGGCCAAAAGCGGCCTGCGTGGTCCATGAGGTGTCATCCACCACGCCATGCAGCAGCCCGATCGCGCAGCCCTGCCCGCGCAGGGCATACATGCCGGTGCGGCTGGTGCCATCCCTGCCCAGAAACTGCGCGGTCGTGGGCACGCCGCCATCGCTGCCTCCGGCAAGCGTGGCCAAACCGGCTTCAAGTGCGGGCACGGTGGTGGGCACGGTTGCGCGCACGAGCGCCGTGGCATCGGCTGCAATGGCGGCGGCAAGAACCGGCCATGTCGCGCCACGATAGGTACGGCTGCCCAGCACCGCATGGCTGACCGTAAGCGTGTAATTCGTGGTGATGATCGGGTCCTGTGTCAGTGTCGCCACAAGGGCGTTGCCCGCGCTGCCCGTATGGATGGCGGTCAGGGTTACTCCCGCCAGTGTGCCCGTGGCCGCCACATCGGTGCCATCACTGACCCGCACGCAGCGAAAGTCGGATGCACCCTGCAAGATGGCGATGTTGACCGCCGTGCCGATATCATTTGCCTGCGCCTGCTTGGGGCCGAATACGCTCAGGCAGTCACCCATGCCGCCAATGATGACCGGTGACGCCACCGGCCCCCAGGCCGCCGTGCCCACCAGGCCGATCCGCCCGGTTGCCACGCCGTTGAGCGCCAGGGTCTGCGGTTTGAGGATCTGCACATACAGATCCGGCACGCTCAGGCTGTTGGTGTTGAGCTGCCCGGACTGATAGATGGTCATTTTATGCGTCTTCCCTGTTGCGCGGCATGCCGCGTGAAGAAACGGTTCAAGAATGGGGCGTGGTGATCGGGCCATGACCTGTGCCCCGCATGGATGGTTCAGGACGCTGCCGGTGCGCCCAGCAGCACGTCGCCCGCAATCAGCCCATCAGCGCCCCCGATGCCACCAGCCAGCATGAGCGGCATCGACCGGGTCAGGTCGGTATCGAATGTCACGAGATAATGGGCGGGACGGGCAAAGATGCCCCGGTTCATGGCGGTATCATCATTGCTTGCCTCCCGTGCCTCGATGCGGAAGGTGGAGCTGTTTGCATCCACCAGCCAGTCGGTCAGGGCCAGTGCATCAGCCATGGCCTGCCCCAGCGCATCCCGCGCGACCGGACTGGCTGACCAGGCGGTAAGCACGAACATCTGCTGCTGCCTGCGCGCCACGCACCGCGCCGTGGCCGTGCCCGCGTTGATGGCCTGTGCCGTGACAGAGGTGGGCAGCGTGATATTCCCCTCCTGCGCCACGGCACCCGGCACCATCGCGGCAAGGCGGGCTGCAATACTGGCTGCCGTGTCACCCGATTGCGCCCTGTGCAGGCAGCACCCGGCGCCCGTGATGCCCGCAAGCCCCTGTACCCGTAACCCGACAGTGCCACTGGGCACCGTGTCGGGTGCGAGGCCGAGCGTTACCGTGCCATTTGCAATGCTTATGCTGACGGTGGCAGCCTGCGTGTTTTCCATCCGCCAAGGCCGCCCGAGCGGTTCATCAAGGCGGCTCCAGCTTTCTGGCGTGTCGGCAATGGTGATGAAATCGCAGCCTTCGTGCAATGTATGCAGGGCGTTGCCCAGGTCCGCCTGTGTCAGCCCGCCGCGACGGATGATGACGGGACGCCCCGTGCAACTGCTGGCACTCCTCCCCTCAGGGCAGAGCGCTGCAGTAAGGGCCCCCGCAATGGCGGTGGAAATGGTGGCGATATCGGCCATGTCATGGCGCTTCCTGTT contains:
- a CDS encoding phage tail protein — translated: MTIYQSGQLNTNSLSVPDLYVQILKPQTLALNGVATGRIGLVGTAAWGPVASPVIIGGMGDCLSVFGPKQAQANDIGTAVNIAILQGASDFRCVRVSDGTDVAATGTLAGVTLTAIHTGSAGNALVATLTQDPIITTNYTLTVSHAVLGSRTYRGATWPVLAAAIAADATALVRATVPTTVPALEAGLATLAGGSDGGVPTTAQFLGRDGTSRTGMYALRGQGCAIGLLHGVVDDTSWTTQAAFGLGEGMYMIACGPAGDTIANAVAMKSAAGLDSYAVKLMFGDWLWWDDDTNGDMLVPPQAFAAGILGGLSPEQSSLNKELYGVIGSQKAGLASSGQAATYSGAELSALFTAGIDVICNPAPGGSYWAVRGGINTSSDDVTDDDTYTRLTNYIAETLNAGMGAFVGAVICATLYGDIRAVLLGTLSNMVGSGILGASTDYAVLCDTTNNPQSRTALGYVRADVQVRYQGINRFFVVNLQGGASVTVSTATAAA